In one Oryza glaberrima chromosome 2, OglaRS2, whole genome shotgun sequence genomic region, the following are encoded:
- the LOC127764193 gene encoding protein NRT1/ PTR FAMILY 7.2-like, which produces MSGNDGDMKMRVIVVEGDETSNAPKDVCCEYTLDGSVDIKGSPAVKGKSGGWLAGGLILLNQGLATLAFFGVNVNLVLFLTRVLQQSNGDAANNVSKWTGTVYMFSLIGAFLSDSYWGRYKTCAIFQAIFVLGLALLSLSSRLYLIRPVGCGTEHVPCEPHSGAELGIFYIALYMIAFGNGGYQPNVATFGADQFDGEDPAESHSKVSFFSYFYLALNLGSLFSNTFLSFLEDEGNWALGFWVSTAAAATALLLFLGGTLRYRYIRPSGNPVGRIFQVAFAACRNWKAGESPGAVTLYESDEKADSGGRKLLHTEGFRFLDRAAVVGANPKLGTCTQPRDPWKLCTVTQVEEVKSILRLLPIWLCTILYSVVFTQMASLFVVQGAAMRRTTRFPGFSVPPSSMSAFDILTVATTIFLYRRAVCPLVSRLTGRRTGPTELQRMGLGLVLGAMAMATAGTVEHFRKAGATTAMSSDLHIMWQVPQYALIGVSEVMMYVGQLEFFNGEMPDALKSFGSALCMMSMSLGNYFSDVIVSAVTKATAVRGRPGWIPADLNEGHLDKFFFLLAVLAVADFAVYLVCASRYRSGTVDVDRSDGEEEDGVAGRQMAATV; this is translated from the exons ATG TCTGGCAACGACGGAGACATGAAGATGAGGGTGATCGTCGTGGAAGGCGATGAGACGAGTAACGCCCCGAAGGATGTATGCTGCGAGTACACCCTCGATGGCTCCGTGGATATCAAGGGCTCACCGGCGGTGAAGGGCAAGTCCGGCGGATGGCTCGCCGGCGGCCTTATTCTTC TGAACCAGGGTCTGGCAACCCTGGCGTTCTTCGGGGTAAACGTGAACCTGGTGTTGTTCCTGACGAGGGTGCTGCAGCAGAgcaacggcgacgccgccaACAACGTGAGCAAATGGACCGGCACGGTTTACATGTTCTCCCTCATCGGCGCCTTCCTCAGCGACTCCTACTGGGGCCGCTACAAGACCTGCGCCATATTCCAGGCCATCTTTGTCCTT GGCCTCGCGCTGCTGTCCCTGTCGTCGCGGCTGTACCTGATCAGGCCGGTCGGCTGCGGCACGGAGCACGTGCCCTGCGAGCCGCACTCCGGCGCGGAGCTGGGGATCTTCTACATCGCGCTGTACATGATCGCGTTCGGCAACGGCGGGTACCAGCCCAACGTCGCCACCTTCGGCGCCGACCAGTTCGACGGCGAGGACCCGGCCGAGTCGCACTCCAAGGTCTCCTTCTTCAGCTACTTCTACCTGGCGCTCAACCTCGGCTCGCTCTTCTCCAACACCTTCCTCAGCTTCCTCGAGGACGAGGGCAACTGGGCGCTCGGCTTCTGggtctccaccgccgccgcggccaccgcgctGCTGCTGTTCCTCGGCGGCACGCTCCGCTACCGGTACATCCGCCCCAGCGGCAACCCGGTTGGCAGGATCTTCCAGGTCGCGTTCGCCGCGTGCAGGAACTGGAAGGCCGGCGAGTCGCCGGGCGCCGTGACACTCTACGAGAGCGACGAGAAGGCGGATTCCGGTGGGAGGAAGCTCCTGCACACGGAAGGTTTCAG GTTCTTGGACcgtgcggcggtggtgggcgctAACCCGAAGCTTGGCACGTGCACCCAACCGCGTGACCCCTGGAAGCTGTGCACGGTGAcgcaggtggaggaggtgaagagCATCCTGCGGCTCCTCCCCATCTGGCTCTGCACCATCCTCTATTCGGTCGTGTTCACGCAGATGGCGTCGCTGTTCGTCGTGCAGGGCGCCGCGATGCGCCGCACCACCCGGTTCCCGGGCTTCTCCGTCCCGCCCTCCAGCATGTCGGCCTTCGACATCCtcaccgtcgccaccaccatctTCCTGTACCGCCGGGCCGTCTGCCCGCTCGTGTCGCGGCTTACGGGCCGCCGCACCGGCCCAACCGAGCTGCAGAGGATGGGCCTCGGCCTGGTTCTCGGCGCGatggccatggccaccgccggcaCGGTCGAGCACTTCAGGAAGGCCGGCGCCACCACGGCGATGAGCAGCGACCTGCACATCATGTGGCAGGTGCCGCAGTACGCGCTGATCGGCGTGTCGGAGGTGATGATGTACGTCGGCCAGCTCGAGTTCTTCAACGGGGAGATGCCCGACGCGCTCAAGAGCTTCGGGAGCGCGCTCTGCATGATGTCCATGTCGCTCGGCAACTACTTCAGCGACGTCATCGTGAGCGCGGTGACCAAGGCCACCGCCGTGCGCGGCCGCCCCGGCTGGATCCCCGCCGACCTTAACGAGGGCCACCTCGACAAGTTCTTCTTCCTGCTCGCCGTGCTGGCCGTCGCGGACTTCGCCGTGTACCTCGTGTGCGCGAGCCGGTACAGGAGTGGCACGGTGGACGTCGACCGGagcgacggggaggaggaggatggcgtgGCCGGCAGGCAGATGGCGGCAACGGTGTAA